The Shewanella sp. KX20019 genome window below encodes:
- a CDS encoding amidohydrolase family protein codes for MAVSALLSQSVMANTQVIHAGELLSIPGQAPLKNYTVVVEDGVITTVKKGLLPASSFASDATLIDLSSYFVMPGLMDMHVHLQMELGPDNTADTVKLSDADVAMKSVHYAKTTLMSGFTTVRDLLSEPEQMYALRDGVEKGWIEGPRIIAAAGISITGGHLDADGMAPDLLAMKSSKMLCDGPFECRKMTRKAIKYGADAIKVASTGGVLSNTSTGTGQQMTDNELKEIVETAHALGRKVASHAHAAAGINAALRAGVDSVEHGSYADEESIKLFKKTGAYLVPTLLAGATVVDMAHTSNFMPEAVKAKAIKVGGDMLDNFTRSYKAGVNIAFGTDSGVSKHGTNAQEAVLMYQAGMTPADILKSATVNGADLIGMSDKLGTIEVGKYADIIATDASPLQDIEQLLDVDFVMKAGKVYKQ; via the coding sequence CTGTATCAGCTTTGCTAAGTCAATCCGTAATGGCGAACACTCAGGTTATTCATGCTGGAGAGTTACTATCTATACCGGGGCAAGCGCCATTAAAAAACTATACTGTTGTGGTTGAAGATGGTGTGATTACCACGGTTAAAAAAGGCTTACTACCTGCATCTTCCTTTGCGAGCGATGCAACACTTATAGATCTTTCCAGCTATTTTGTGATGCCCGGTTTAATGGATATGCATGTGCATTTACAGATGGAACTCGGACCTGATAATACCGCTGACACCGTGAAGTTGTCTGATGCTGATGTCGCTATGAAAAGTGTGCATTACGCAAAGACGACTTTAATGTCTGGTTTTACGACTGTGCGAGACCTTTTAAGCGAACCTGAGCAGATGTATGCGCTACGTGATGGTGTAGAAAAAGGCTGGATAGAAGGGCCACGGATTATTGCTGCCGCTGGGATCTCGATTACTGGCGGCCACTTAGATGCCGATGGCATGGCACCAGATCTATTGGCGATGAAATCATCTAAAATGCTATGTGATGGTCCTTTTGAATGCCGCAAGATGACTCGCAAAGCCATTAAGTATGGCGCTGATGCGATTAAAGTGGCCTCGACTGGCGGTGTGTTATCCAACACCAGCACTGGCACGGGTCAGCAGATGACAGATAATGAGCTAAAAGAGATCGTTGAGACAGCGCATGCACTGGGTAGAAAAGTGGCGAGTCACGCACATGCTGCGGCGGGTATTAATGCCGCGCTAAGAGCGGGGGTTGATAGTGTTGAGCATGGAAGTTATGCGGATGAAGAATCGATTAAGCTGTTTAAGAAAACCGGTGCGTATTTGGTCCCGACACTGCTTGCAGGTGCCACTGTGGTTGATATGGCACATACATCTAATTTTATGCCTGAAGCGGTTAAGGCTAAAGCGATAAAGGTAGGCGGAGACATGCTTGATAATTTTACTCGCTCCTATAAAGCGGGGGTTAACATCGCCTTTGGTACCGACAGTGGGGTATCAAAACACGGTACTAATGCCCAAGAAGCGGTACTGATGTATCAGGCGGGGATGACGCCCGCAGATATTTTAAAATCTGCCACTGTTAACGGCGCAGACTTAATTGGCATGAGCGATAAGCTCGGGACAATTGAAGTGGGTAAATACGCTGATAT